In one Thioclava sp. ES.031 genomic region, the following are encoded:
- a CDS encoding PepSY domain-containing protein: MKYLMLIAASATIAAASTLPALAEGGEGAVAPAKEQKLAAELKNQGYDVRRMEMEDGYIEVYAMKDGKRAQLFFNSKLQQVKRSDSN; encoded by the coding sequence ATGAAATACCTGATGCTGATCGCCGCGAGCGCCACGATTGCCGCTGCCTCCACTCTCCCCGCACTCGCAGAAGGTGGCGAAGGCGCCGTGGCCCCGGCGAAAGAGCAGAAGCTCGCAGCCGAGCTGAAAAATCAGGGCTACGACGTGCGCCGGATGGAAATGGAAGACGGCTATATCGAAGTCTACGCGATGAAGGACGGCAAGCGCGCTCAGCTCTTCTTCAACTCCAAGCTTCAGCAGGTGAAGCGCTCGGACAGCAACTGA
- a CDS encoding cytochrome b/b6 domain-containing protein, with protein MAIEDASFTDLPSQETSHAEPPPVGAHSVWDPFVRVFHWSIAGLFTANAFFTSPKHDLHHWIGYTVAGLVTARILWGLFGTRHARFKDFPPSPTGALTQLRDMATGRRHAHLGHSPLGALMIYNLLITLLVIAGTGWLMTTDAYWGVKWPESLHELAVNWAEVSIAAHIAAVVFESRRLRVNLARAMITGKKVFRGNRG; from the coding sequence ATGGCCATCGAAGACGCGAGCTTTACCGATCTTCCGTCGCAGGAGACGTCTCACGCAGAACCGCCGCCCGTCGGTGCGCATAGCGTATGGGACCCGTTTGTCCGGGTGTTCCACTGGTCCATCGCGGGCCTCTTCACCGCCAATGCGTTCTTCACCTCGCCGAAGCACGATCTGCACCACTGGATCGGCTACACGGTCGCGGGCCTCGTGACGGCGCGTATCCTCTGGGGGCTGTTCGGCACCCGCCACGCGCGCTTCAAGGACTTCCCGCCATCGCCCACCGGGGCGCTGACTCAGCTGCGCGATATGGCCACGGGCCGGCGGCACGCGCATCTGGGCCATTCGCCGCTCGGCGCGCTGATGATTTACAACCTTTTGATCACGCTTCTCGTCATCGCGGGAACGGGCTGGTTGATGACCACTGACGCCTATTGGGGCGTGAAATGGCCCGAGTCACTGCATGAACTCGCCGTCAACTGGGCCGAAGTCTCGATCGCCGCCCATATTGCTGCCGTCGTCTTTGAGAGCCGCCGGTTGCGCGTGAACCTTGCGCGCGCGATGATCACCGGTAAGAAGGTGTTCCGCGGCAACAGAGGGTAA
- a CDS encoding helix-turn-helix transcriptional regulator, translating into MVALIIFQAACTSLFVADVFDDFREAGRFSLHLNMELFANLGLIAGIVVEAAVLWALLRRQARADRTIGAAQGAMAEMMGAQFDQWGLTPAEADVAGFTIKGFSVSETASFRGSSEATVKSHLNSVYRKAGVSGRSQLVSIFVEELFHGPIRADAKKQQVRAI; encoded by the coding sequence TTGGTCGCCCTCATCATATTCCAAGCCGCCTGCACATCGCTCTTCGTGGCCGACGTGTTCGACGACTTCCGCGAGGCCGGGCGTTTCTCCCTGCATCTCAACATGGAGCTTTTCGCCAATCTCGGCCTGATCGCGGGGATCGTCGTGGAGGCGGCGGTGCTTTGGGCGCTGCTGCGGCGACAGGCCCGCGCGGACCGCACGATCGGCGCCGCGCAAGGTGCGATGGCCGAGATGATGGGCGCGCAGTTCGACCAATGGGGGCTGACCCCCGCGGAGGCCGATGTCGCAGGGTTCACCATCAAGGGTTTCTCGGTTTCGGAGACCGCCTCTTTCCGCGGATCGAGCGAGGCCACGGTGAAATCCCATCTCAATTCCGTCTATCGCAAGGCGGGCGTGTCGGGCCGCTCTCAGCTCGTTTCGATCTTCGTGGAGGAGCTGTTTCACGGCCCCATCAGGGCCGATGCGAAAAAGCAACAGGTGCGCGCAATCTGA
- a CDS encoding lytic transglycosylase domain-containing protein, whose translation MRRTIGSLGFVAIAAATVMAGPMSAQAEGLRLQGSSSKSRAMLFRNQINILDTRAAQQYEHSSRLTPKGKLTQTASAESVPRYNGKYRGQYMNTAKSVASRHGIPADLFLRLVQQESGWNPQARSHKGAMGLAQLMPATARKLGVNPRDPAQNLEGGARYLKMMYDRFGSWRLALAAYNAGPEAVAKHNGIPPYRETRNYVRIILGG comes from the coding sequence ATGCGTAGAACGATCGGAAGTCTCGGATTCGTGGCGATTGCCGCGGCGACGGTGATGGCGGGCCCGATGAGTGCCCAGGCAGAGGGGCTGCGGCTTCAGGGGAGTTCTTCGAAGTCCCGCGCGATGCTGTTCCGAAACCAGATCAACATCCTCGATACCCGCGCGGCCCAGCAATACGAGCATTCCTCGCGATTGACGCCGAAAGGCAAGCTGACCCAGACCGCCAGTGCCGAGAGCGTGCCGCGCTACAACGGCAAGTATCGCGGCCAATATATGAACACCGCGAAATCGGTGGCCTCGCGCCACGGCATCCCGGCCGATCTGTTCCTGCGCCTCGTGCAGCAGGAAAGCGGCTGGAACCCGCAGGCGCGCTCGCATAAGGGCGCGATGGGGCTGGCGCAGCTGATGCCCGCCACCGCGCGCAAACTGGGTGTGAACCCCCGCGATCCGGCGCAGAACCTCGAAGGCGGCGCGCGCTACCTGAAGATGATGTATGACCGGTTCGGAAGCTGGCGACTGGCGCTCGCGGCTTACAATGCGGGGCCGGAGGCCGTCGCGAAACATAACGGCATTCCGCCCTATCGCGAGACCCGGAATTACGTGCGGATCATCCTCGGCGGGTGA
- a CDS encoding YSC84-related protein, translated as MTKLSRRTLLAMGGAGLGLAACGNGVGSAGSAKLDARVDATRNYLLTKYPGTRDLESKSVGVLWMPLMTEAGFGIGGAFGRGALRINNVTVDYYSAAAASFGLQIGAQQYAHALFFMTPEALAGFRRGDGWQLGADARYAVPDQGGAISASTLTSTAPIIALVFGQAGLMAGATLAGTKYTRIIP; from the coding sequence ATGACGAAACTTTCCAGACGGACCCTTCTGGCGATGGGCGGTGCGGGGCTTGGCCTTGCAGCCTGCGGCAACGGCGTGGGCAGTGCAGGCAGCGCCAAGCTGGACGCGCGGGTCGATGCGACCCGGAACTACCTTCTGACGAAATATCCCGGCACCCGCGATCTCGAGAGTAAATCGGTGGGCGTGCTTTGGATGCCTTTGATGACCGAAGCGGGCTTCGGCATCGGCGGCGCGTTCGGGCGCGGTGCGCTGCGGATCAACAACGTGACCGTGGATTACTACTCGGCAGCGGCGGCAAGCTTCGGCCTGCAGATCGGGGCGCAGCAATATGCCCATGCCCTGTTCTTCATGACGCCCGAGGCGCTGGCCGGCTTCCGCCGCGGCGATGGCTGGCAGCTGGGCGCGGATGCGCGCTATGCGGTGCCGGATCAGGGCGGCGCGATTTCGGCCTCCACCCTGACCTCGACCGCGCCGATCATCGCGCTGGTCTTCGGTCAGGCCGGTCTGATGGCGGGCGCGACGCTCGCGGGCACGAAATACACCCGGATCATTCCGTAA
- the hemB gene encoding porphobilinogen synthase: protein MNPILPPFPHTRLRRMRRTAALRDLAQEHRLSVKDMIWPIFITDVPGADVEVPSMPGVVRRTLEGAVRAAEEAAKLGIPAICLFPYTDPAVKTEACEEAWNPENITNRVIRAIKAEVPEIAIMTDIALDPYNANGHDGLVRDGVILNDETVECLVKMGIAQAEAGADILGPSDMMDGRITALRSALEAAGHADVTILSYAAKYASGFYGPFRDAVGATGALKGDKKTYQMNPGNSDEAIRLVARDLSEGADMVMVKPGMPYLDICHRVKEQFGVPTYAYQVSGEYAMLMAAVQNGWLDHEKVMLESLMSFRRAGCDGVLTYFAPEAAKLLGNG, encoded by the coding sequence ATGAACCCGATCCTTCCGCCCTTCCCGCATACCCGTCTGCGCCGGATGCGCCGCACTGCAGCGCTTCGCGATCTCGCGCAGGAACACCGGTTGAGCGTGAAGGACATGATCTGGCCGATCTTCATTACCGACGTGCCGGGCGCGGATGTCGAGGTGCCCTCGATGCCGGGCGTCGTGCGTCGCACGCTCGAGGGGGCGGTGCGCGCCGCCGAAGAGGCCGCAAAGCTCGGCATCCCGGCGATCTGCCTCTTTCCCTATACCGATCCGGCGGTGAAGACCGAGGCCTGCGAAGAGGCCTGGAACCCCGAGAACATCACCAACCGGGTGATCCGCGCGATCAAGGCGGAGGTGCCCGAGATCGCGATCATGACCGATATCGCGCTCGATCCCTACAACGCCAACGGCCATGACGGGCTGGTGCGAGACGGGGTTATCCTCAACGATGAAACCGTTGAATGTCTTGTCAAAATGGGGATCGCGCAGGCCGAGGCCGGGGCGGATATCCTCGGGCCCTCGGACATGATGGACGGGCGGATCACGGCGCTGCGCTCGGCGCTCGAAGCTGCGGGCCATGCCGATGTGACGATCCTCAGCTATGCCGCGAAATATGCTTCCGGCTTCTACGGGCCGTTCCGCGATGCGGTGGGTGCGACCGGCGCGCTCAAGGGCGACAAGAAGACCTACCAGATGAACCCCGGAAATTCCGACGAGGCGATCCGGCTGGTCGCGCGCGATCTGTCGGAGGGTGCGGATATGGTCATGGTCAAGCCGGGGATGCCCTATCTCGACATCTGCCACCGCGTGAAAGAGCAGTTCGGCGTGCCGACCTATGCCTATCAGGTGTCGGGCGAATACGCGATGCTGATGGCGGCGGTGCAGAACGGCTGGCTCGACCACGAGAAGGTCATGCTCGAAAGCCTGATGAGCTTCCGCCGCGCGGGCTGCGATGGCGTGCTCACCTATTTCGCGCCGGAGGCTGCGAAGCTGCTCGGTAACGGCTGA
- a CDS encoding component of SufBCD complex translates to MEVFDTIARLIDLRSFSNLWYWIALAAVWSSASHWVLGVPWDMVIRARRKGGEAAEDLAAMTALSARRLNRIRRDAGVSMSITIPFMLSFLLITGFIYGSETAQAFALLLVPMMGVFGLSLRLAHKLDAQPSLAHDPALAIKALSRHRVNVQAIGVVAIIVSALWGMYQNLLASMLV, encoded by the coding sequence TTGGAAGTTTTCGACACGATCGCGCGGCTGATCGACCTGCGCAGCTTTTCCAACTTGTGGTATTGGATCGCGCTGGCCGCGGTCTGGTCCTCGGCCTCGCATTGGGTGCTGGGCGTGCCGTGGGACATGGTGATCCGCGCGCGCCGAAAGGGCGGCGAGGCGGCCGAAGATCTCGCGGCGATGACGGCGCTGAGCGCGCGCAGGCTGAACCGGATCCGGCGCGATGCGGGGGTCTCGATGTCGATCACCATCCCGTTCATGCTGAGCTTCCTGCTGATCACCGGTTTCATCTATGGCTCGGAGACGGCTCAGGCATTCGCGCTGCTGCTGGTGCCGATGATGGGGGTGTTCGGGCTGAGCCTGCGCCTCGCGCACAAACTCGACGCGCAGCCTTCGCTCGCGCATGATCCCGCGCTCGCGATCAAGGCGCTCTCGCGTCACCGGGTGAACGTTCAGGCGATCGGCGTGGTCGCGATCATCGTGAGCGCGCTTTGGGGAATGTATCAGAACCTTCTCGCTTCGATGCTGGTTTGA